Part of the Ruegeria sp. AD91A genome, TGGGATTGGGAGCGTTGCCTCTGACGGCCAGCGATGCTGCGCAGGAGCTGGTGTTGCAACCTGCCAGCTATCGGTTGCGCGATCAGCTGACCACAGGGATGGTCAGCCTGTCACCAGATGCGCCACCACCGGTTCTTTACGGACATCAGGGCGAAACACTGCGTCTGACGGTGCGCAATACCCTGCCCGATTATACTGCGATGCATTGGCACGGGCTGCGCATCCGCAACGAGATGGACGGGGTACCCTACCTGACCCAGATGCCCATCGGCGAAAACGAGAGCTTTACCTATGAATTCACACCGCCGGATGCGGGCACGTATTGGTATCACCCTCATTGCATGACGATGGACCAGATGGCCCGAGGGCTGACCGGTGTGATGGTGGTTGCCGAACCGGAAGACCCGGGATTCGACAGCGAGCAGGTCGTCAATCTGCGGGATTTCAGGCTGGACGAAGATGGCGCGTTTCTGCCTGCCTATACTGCCCGTGGCGCTGCGCGGGCGGGCACGTTTGGCAACGTGCAGACCGCCAACTGGCAGAGCGAGGCAGTGTATGACCACGCGGCGGGCAGTCTGGTGCGTGTGCGGGTGGTCAACACGGATACGACCCGTATCTACACGTTGCATCCCGAAGGGGCCGAGGTCCGGATCATCGCATGGGACGGACATCCGGTAGAAACAGACGTGACACTGCCCACAGCAGCCAAGCCGCTATTGCTTGCCCCGGGTCAACGGGTGGATCTGGCGGTTCGGATGCCGGACGACGAGGGGCAGTCAGCCCTGCTGGTGGCCAAGTTTCCCGGGCAGAAACACCGCACTATGGTTCGGTTGCGGGCTATGGGCAAAACCATTGCACGAGACCTGCAAGAGCTGCGCCCATTGCGGGCAAACCCAGTCGCGCGCCCTGATCTGGGTCAGGCCGAGTTGCATGAATTCGTGTTCGGTTGGACCCCGGAAGGCGGCGCCCCGAATGACGGGTTCTGCGGGTCGTTGGGCTATAGTTTCTGGTCGATCAACCGCACGCCCTGGCCAGGCGATGCGGCGCAGGGAACCGGGCCAATGGCCGTGCTGCAACGGGGCAAGAGCTATGTTCTGCGACTGCGCAATGAATCGCCCACCCTGCACCCGATCCACCTGCACGGGCTGGCCTTCGTTCCGCTGACGTCGAACCTGCGCAAACTGCCACCGTTGCTGTCCGATACCATGCTTTTGTTGAAAGACGAGACCGTCGACGTCGCGCTGGTCGCGGACAATCCCGGCGACTGGGCGTTTCATTGCCACGTGATCGAACACCAGAAAACCGGACTGGCCGGGTTCATCCGGGTGATTTGACGCTAGCCCAGTGGTGACATGTTCAACGCCAGAACGTGGTTCGGATAGGCTTGGTCTGCGATACGGAAATCCGTGACGCCGACCTGACGGAAGCCTTTGGACAGGTAGAAATCGATGGCCGGAGCGTTCTCGGAATTGGTCGTCAGCCAGATTTCGGTGCGGCCTTTGTTCCGGCAATGGTCAATGGCCACCTGCAATAAAGCTGACCCGATGCCCTTTCCGTGGTGGCGCGACTGCACGTAAAAGGTCACGATCTCAAGATCGGAAAGCCCGTCAATGGGTGGATCACGGCCCTCTGCCAACCGAATGTAGCCATCGATTCCATCGCGGTTTTCAGACACCACCAGAAGATCACTCCCTTCCTCTAGCAGCGTTTCGAACCGTGCGGTTGTGAACTCGGACAATGCAAACTCGGCGAAGAAAGAACTTACGCCATGGCGCAGGTATGTGCCGATCCAGACTTCAATCGACAACGCGGCCAGGCTGGCGGCGTCCGATTTCCGGGCTGGTCTGAGCTTCATGCCCCTAGGACGAGCTGGCCGGACTCAACCGTTCCAGCAAAACCTTCGCCGCGGCCTGTTCGGCCTGACGTTTGGATCCTGCGGTGGCCTGTGCCTCGGTGCCGTCCTGAAGGCGGGCCGCAATGGTGAATATCGGGGCGTGGTCTGGACCACTGCGTTTGACTTCGACGTATGTGGGCGGCTTTTGCCCACGCGCCTGCGCCCATTCCTGCAACGAGGTCTTGGCGTCACGCGCATCTGCCTCGACCTCGTGGATGCGGTCCCCCCAAAGCGCCAGGATGACATCGCGGGCGGCCTCGAACCCCGCATCCCGGTAGATGGCGGCGATCACGGCCTCCATCGCGTCACCCAGCAGCGCTTGCTTGCGGCGGCCACCAGTCAGCATCTCGGACCGGCCCAGTTTCAGGACCGCGCCCAGATCGATCTGGCGGGCTACATCTGCGCAGGCCTCCTTGCGGACCAATGCGTTGAACCGGGGGGCCAACTGGCCTTCGGAGGCTTTTTTGTCAGCTTCAAGCAACGCGGTGGCCATGACAAGGCCCAGGACGCGGTCGCCCAGAAACTCCAGCCGCTGATTGTCTGGTCGGGTGGACGAAGACACCGAGCCATGGGTCAGAGCACGCACCAGCAGTTCGGGGTTTTTGAACTCATACCCCAATCGCCGCTGGAACGCCTTTATCTCAGACGAAAGCTTCAATTGACCGCCTTGAAGAAGCGGTCCGACCGCCATGTCCAGAAGAACAGCATCGAACGGCCGGCAGACGAGAACATGATCCGGTCGGCGCGACCGATCAGGTTTTCATAAGGCACGTATCCCACACCACCGGCAGATTGCGGCAGACGGCTGTCGCTGGAATTGTCACGGTTGTCACCCATGAAGAAATAGTTGCCCTCGGGCACGGTATAGATGCCGGTATTGTCCGATGCCTGGTTGCCGATGTTCAGCACATCATAAGAAACGCCATTGGGCAGGGTTTCGATCAGACGCGACTTTTCGCAGGTGCCGCCAATACCGACAGGGCCGTTTTCACAGCGCGGGCGCAGACGCTGCGGGCCTTGCGGTTCTGCAACTTCGGTGAACACGCCATCGGGCTGCTGTGGAACCGGAGTGCCATTGAGGATGATCTGGCCATCGCGGACCTGGATCCGGTCGCCCGGCAACCCGATCAGGCGTTTGATATAATCACGCCCGGTGACCGGATGGCGAAAGACGATGACATCGCCACGTTCCGGATCACCGCCCCAGATACGGCTGTCGTCGTCGCCCTTCATCCAGCCACAGATGTCTTCGGCGTCCACATTCAGGCCGACGCTGGGGATGATCAGGCTGGGGCAGGATGCATAGGAATAGCCATAAGCCATCTTGTTGACGAAGAGGAAATCACCGATCAGCAGCGTCTGCTTCATCGAGCCCGAGGGGATCCAGAACGGCTGAAAGAAGAGGGTACGGAACACGCCGGCAATCAGCAGCGCATAGACGATGGTTTTGATCGTCTCCCAGACGGGATTTCCGGTCTTGGCTTCCTCGGCCATACTGCTCTCTCCAGTTCTTTGCTTGGCTTCGCTGCTACATGCGGGGGCGATGGGGGTGAGTCAAGGCTGCGTGGTGAGATCTTGAAGCGGCCGCGCCTCGATCACCACGAAAGCCTGCGCCCAGGGATGGTCATCGGTCAGCGTGACGTGGATGATCGCCTCGTGCCCTTCAGGCGTCATTTCGCGCAGCCGTTCGGCGGCCCAGCCTGTCACATGCATCACGGGCTGGCCGGTGCGCAGATTGGTGACGGCCATGTCTTTCCACGCGATGCCCATGCGCAAACCGGTACCCAGCGCCTTGGAACAGGCCTCTTTCGCGGCCCAGCGTTTGGCATACGTACCCGCGGTGTCGGCGCGGCGTTCGGCCTTGCGCTGTTCGGTGTCAGTAAAGACGCGATTGCGGAACCGGTCGCCGAACCGGTCGAGCGTGCCCTGGATGCGATCAATATTTGCCAGGTCTGTGCCGATGCCGAGGATCATGACAATCTCACCGTCAGGATCTTGTAACTCGCCACACCAAAGAACCCGGCGAAGGCGAAATCGAACCAGCGGCGGGCGCGGCGGTAGGTTCGGACCATGCGCTCGGATGAAAACAGAAACGCATAGCCGATGAAGATCAAAAGCGATCCGGCATAGAGCATGGCGAAATAACCCAGCAGCATCGACAGGCTGGCATCATTGGGCGCGACGATGGCATAGATCGAGCCCCAGCTGAGGATCGCCTTGGGGTTGGTCAGGTGAATGGCCGCGCCCTTGGCAAAGATGGTCGGCAAAGTGCCCGTGACCGGTTTGCCCAAAGCGACCTCATCCGAGGTCATCGCACGACGCAGGGCCTTCAGCGCCAGCCAGCCCAGATAAGCTACGCCGATATAGCGGATCACCTCGAACACCCAGACATTGGCCAGCATGATCGCCGACAGGCCAAGCGCGGCGGCAATGCCCCACGCGGCAGATCCAGCGCAAATGCCCAGTGCAAAGGCCAGCCCAGCGGTGCGGCCTTCGTTCATGGCTGTTCCGGCAATGCCCATCGTGGCGGGGCCCGGAGAGCCGCCAGCCATCAGCCAGGCTAGCCAGATGGCGACAAAGCCGGGGGTGATCACACCCGCGCCTCATCCATAAGGCGGCGCATTTCCTGAATGGCCGGGGTCAGACCCAGAAAGATCGCCTCGCCAATCAGGAAATGACCGATATTCAGTTCCTTGACCTCTGGGAAAGCGGCGACCGGTTTCACGGTGTCATAGGTCAGGCCATGACCCGCATGAACCTCAAGCCCCAGCGAATGGGCGAAAGAGGACATCTGGCGCAGCGCTTCAAGCTCGTGTTCGGCATCCTCGATACGGCCTTCGGCATAGGCGTCGCAATAGGCGCCGGTGTGCAGTTCGATTACCTCGGCGCCGATACGGTGCGCGGCCTCGATCTGGCGTTGATCGGCGGCGATGAAGATCGACACCCGACAGCCGACATCACGCAAAGGCGCGATGAAATGCGCCAGCCTGTTTTCCTCGCGCGCGACTTCAAGACCGCCCTCGGTGGTGCGCTCCTCGCGCTTTTCGGGAACGATGCAGACCGCGTGCGGCTTATGGCGCAAGGCGATTTTCTGCATCTCGGGCGTCGCGGCCATCTCAAAGTTCAGCGGCACCGACAGAACCTCCATCAGCCCGTCGATATCGGCGTCCGAGATATGGCGTCGATCTTCGCGCAAATGCGCGGTGATGCCGTCGGCGCCTGCCTCTTCCGCCAGTTTGGCGGCGCGCAGCGGATCCGGATAATCCCCGCCCCGCGCATTGCGCACCGTGGCCACGTGATCGATGTTCACACCCAGACGCAGATGGTTCTCAGACATCCCTCGATTCCTTTTGCATGTTTTGGCCCGAGCCTAGAGACTCTGCCGAAGAAACGTCAGCCGAATCTTCGGCCAAACGCTTGATTTCATCAAACTTCGCCTTGATCTTGGCCCGACGGCGCTGCTGGTACGTCAGGATCAAAGGCAGGCTGAGGTAATAGCAGATCACACCCGCAACGACGCCCGGAATGATCCCACCGATCATGTAGGGGTAGAAGACGTCGTCGTAGAACTGCGACAGCCCGTGCCAGTCGGCCACGCGATCCGTAAATAACGCCAAGAAATTGTTCTTGAGATCCCCTATGGCACTGGCGAATTTGCCCATCAGCCCCCGTGTGTCGCCTTCTTCGTATTCGGTGCCCAGCAGGAAATGCCCGGTCTGAAGACAGATCACCCCAATCGGTACATACGTGAGCGGGTTGCCAAAGAACGTGCCGCTGAGCGCGGCCAGAAGATTGCCTTTGATCAGCCTTGCGCCAATGGCGGCGACAAGAAAATGCAACCCGTAAAACGGAGTAAAGGCCGCGAAAACACCCGCCCCTATGCCGCGCGCGATTCGGTCAGGGGTATCCGGCAGACGCCGGACACGGTGTTTCACGTAATGGAAGGCGCGGGTCCATCCGCCACGCGGATAGACGAAATCCGATGCGATCTGGACTGGAGAGCGTCGGTCTCGGCGCTTGAATACCACCCGTGATCACCCCTTCTCAGCCAGCCGCAACCGAAGTCTTGACCTGATCCCGATACCGTTCGACCGCAGCAACATCGCTTTCCGCCTCTAGCATCAGCATGAGTGAGTGAAGCTGTTCAAGGTCGCGCAGCTCGACATTGATCAGAAGGCGATAAAAATCCGGTTTGCGATCAACAAACTCGAGGTTCGAGATATTGGCCTTTTTCTCGCCGATCAATGTGCAAATACGCCCCAGAACTCCGGCGTCGTTGCCAATGGTCAGATCCAACGTCGCGCCATAGACGGCCGGGTGGGTGCCCGAGTGCCAGTGCAGATCGACCCACCGGTCAGGTTCGCCTTCGAACTCGCTGAGCCGGTCGCAATCGATGGCATGTACAACCACGCCCTTGCCCCGATAGGTGATGCCGACGATACGTTCCCCCGGAAGCGGTTGACAGCAGGGGGCCCGGTCGAACTTCTGCCCCGGCTCCAGGCCAATCACCGCACGGCGCAGCGGAATGGCGTCGCCGTCGTCCTTGGCAAGTTCGGGATAGACGGCCTGAACCACCTCATGCGCGGTCAGTTCGGCGCTGCCAAGACGGGCCAGTAGCTCGTGCCGATCTTTCAGGCGCAGGTGTTTTGCGGCGGTATCAAGCGCTTTGTCGGTCGCCTTGCGGCCCACGTGCTCGAAACCGGAACGCGCCAGTTCCTTGCCCAGCTTGATGAATCGTTCCCGATCCACCTCGCGCAGGGCGCGGCGAATGGCGGTACGGGCCTTGCCGGTGACTGCAATCTCCAGCCACGTGACCTGTGGCGTCTGACCGTCGGCAGTGATGATGTCCACGGACTGGCCATTTTTGAGCCGCGTCCAGAGCGGAACGCGGATACCGTCAACCTTGGCCCCGACACAGGCGTGACCGATACGGGTATGAATGGCATAGGCGAAATCGATGGGTGTCGCGCCACGCGGCAGTTTAACCACGTCGCCCTTGGGGGTGAAACAGAACACCTGGTCCGAGTACATCTCGAGCTTGACGGCTTCGAGGAAGTCTTCGTGATCTTCCTCGTTGTCGAACTGCTCGGTCAGGTTGGAAATCCATTTGGCCGGATCGACGGCGAATGGGTTCTCGGTGCGCACACCGTCGCGATAGGACCAATGCGCCGCGACCCCGGTTTCGGCCACGTCATGCATCTGCCGGGTACGGATCTGGACCTCGACCCGTTTACCGTCCCGGCCAGAAACCGTGGTGTGGATGGAGCGGTAACCGTTGGATTTCGGCTGGCTTATGTAGTCCTTGAACCTGCCCGGCACCGCCCGCCAGCGCTGATGGATGGCACCCAGAGTCCTATAGCAGTCTTCTTCCGTCTGGGTGATGATGCGGAAACCGTAGATGTCAGACAAGCGAGAGAAGCCCTGATCCTTTTCCTGCATCTTGCGCCAGATCGAATAGGGTTTCTTGGCGCGACCAAAAACCTCTGCCTCGATACCCGCTTTTTCCAGCTCGTGTCGCATGTCGCCGGTGATGCGATGAATCACGTCGCCGGTTTCGCGTTGCAGGGTGATGAAGCGACGGATGATCGACTGGCGGCCTTCGGGGTTGAGGACACGGAAAGCCAGATCTTCAAGTTCCTCGCGCATCCACTGCATGCCCATCCGGCCCGCAAGCGGTGCGTAGATATCCATCGTCTCACGGGCTTTGACGATCTGCTTTTCCGGGCGCATCGCCTTGATCGTGCGCATGTTGTGCAAACGGTCGGCGAGCTTGACCAGAATGACCCGCAGGTCCTTGGACATGGCCATGAACAGCTTGCGGAAGTTCTCGGCCTGCTTGGTCTCGCGGCTGGACAGTTGCAGGTTGGTTAGCTTGGTGACGCCATCCACCAGTTTGGCGACCTCATCCCCAAAAAGTTCAGCCACCTTGCCATAGTTGGCCTTGGTGTCTTCGATCGTGTCGTGAAGCAGCGCCGTGATGATGGTTGCATCATCCAGACGCTGTTCGGTCAGGATGGCGGCAACGGCAACGGGATGGGTGAAATAGGGTTCACCGGAATGACGGAATTGCCCTTCATGCATCTGCTGGCCAAATTCGTAGGCCAGCGCAATGCGGTCAGCATTTGTCTTGGGATTGTAGTTGCGGACCAGCGCAATCAGGTCGTCAGCAGAAATCATCCGGTCCGCACCTTCGTCTTCAGGGCTTACCCCTGCCCTTGAGCCTCCATCAGAGCGCGCAGGAGCTTCTCTTCGGACATGTCGTCCATGGCGGGTTTGTCCGTTTCGGCACCCATCAGCAGCGCCATCTGATCCTCTTCGGGCTCATCAACCTCGATCTGGGTCTGGTTGGCCTCGATCAGCCGCTCGCGCAGTTCGTCTGCGCTTTGGGTTTCGTCGGCGATTTCACGCAGAGACACGACAGGGTTCTTGTCGTTATCGCGGTCAACGGTAATCGCTGCACCGGCGGAAATCTCACGCGCCCGATGGGCGGCGAGCATCACCAGCTCGAACCGGTTTGGAACCTTGTCTACGCAATCTTCAACCGTCACGCGGGCCATTGGGCGCTCTCCGTTTCTGAATCCATGTCAGGAAGGGGTTTATCTAAGCGCGAATCCGCGCCTTGACAAGCAGGAAATGCTGCATTTGCACGGATCACAGCGCCGTGACCGCCTCGACCTCTGCCGCGGGAAGGGCCTGGATCATCTCGGAGACCGTGAGATCCAGAACCGGATGACGCCATTCGGGCACGATATCGGCCATTGGCACCAGGACAAAGGCGCGATCCTGAAGGCGCGGGTGCGGCAGAACCAACTGATCCGGCGCCTCCTGCCTTTGCGATTCGGCCGGCAGGGTCAGCCAGCGATCGAACACGGCGCGATCCGGCAGGACCTGATCTTCGAAACAGACCAGATCCAGATCCAGCGTCCGCATCCCCCAGCGCTGCACCCGTTCGCGCCCGAATTCCTGTTCGACCTCGTGCAGCGCCTGCAACACCTGCGACGGAGATTTCTCGGTCGCAATCAGCGCCGCGGCATTCACGTAGTCCGGGCCGGCCCCGGCGGGAAAGCACGGTGTCGCAAAAAAACGACTGACAGAGCGAATCATCACATTGTGACGCGATAACGCGTCAAGCGCGCTCTGAAGTGTTACAGCGGGACTATTTCCTCTCAAATCGAGATTTGCGCCCAGCGCAACAACGGCATTTGGCATGGATTTGCTCATGTGATACCCTACATTCGACCCATTGCATACTTGCGATAACCGACAGAAGTTCTAATTATAGGCTTACCAGAGCGCGTCATTTTATCACTCACTCACTCACGTAACGCGGCACGCACTGGATTATACCGGAAGGGACCATTTATGTTTTATAAAGACGAACGGCTAGCGCTGTTCATCGACGGCTCGAATCTTTATGCCGCGGCAAAAGCACTCGGTTTCGACATTGACTACAAACTTCTGCGGCAGGAATTCATGCGCCGCGGCAAGCTTCTTCGTGCCTTCTACTACACAGCGCTGCTGGAAAACGACGAGTATTCGCCGATCCGTCCATTGGTTGACTGGCTGCATTACAATGGCTTCACCATGGTCACGAAACCGGCCAAGGAATACACCGACAGCATGGGGCGTCGGAAAGTCAAAGGAAATATGGATATCGAGCTTACCGTCGATGCCATGGAACTGGCGCCGCGCGTCGATCATATCGTGCTGTTCTCGGGTGATGGGGATTTCCGCCCGTTGATCGCCAGCCTGCAACGGCAGGGTGTGCGCGTATCGGTGGTTTCGACCATCCGCAGCCAGCCGCCGATGATCTCGGACGAACTGCGCCGCCAGGCAGACAATTTCATCGAGCTGGAAGACCTGCGCGATGTCATCGGTCGCCCGCCGCGTGAAATGCCAACGGAGCATCGCAGCGTCGCTGTTGCCAGCAACAGCTAACGAGGCGACTGGCCTGTCATGATGGGAAAAAATCGCGCGGTCAGGACGTCGGTCCTGGCCGCGCTTCTTTAACAAGGTACAGGTGCTTAAACATCACCTGATTAGCAACGATTCGTGTCAGAGGAATGACGATGTCCTGTCTGGACCAAGGCCGGGAAAAGACTTACCTGTGCCATAAGGAGACAGCCTGATGAAAAAGCCGCCACTGACACTTTACCTTGCCGCCCCACGCGGGTTCTGCGCCGGTGTGGACCGCGCCATCAAGATCGTTGAGATGGCTTTGCAGAAATGGGGCCCACCGGTCTATGTGCGCCACGAGATCGTGCACAACAAATTCGTGGTCGATGGCCTTCGCGCCAAAGGGGCCGTTTTCGTCGAAGAGTTGCAGGAATGCCCCGATGACCGCCCCGTGATCTTTTCCGCCCACGGAGTGCCGAAATCCGTTCCCGCCGAGGCTGCCCAGCGCGAGATGATATATGTGGACGCCACCTGTCCTCTGGTTTCCAAGGTGCATGTCGAGGCGCAGCGCCACGCGGATGCGGGGTTGCAGATGATTATGATCGGCCACAAGGGCCATCCGGAAACCGTGGGCACCATGGGGCAGTTGCCCGAGGGCGATGTGCTGCTGGTCGAGACCGTGGACGACGTTGCCACGGTGCAGGTGCGCGACCCGCAGAAGCTGGCCTTTGTCACCCAAACCACCCTGTCGGTCGATGACACCAAGGACATCATCGCAGCCCTTCAGGCCCGGTTCCCAGCCATTGTCGGACCGCACAAGGAAGACATCTGCTATGCCACCACGAACCGGCAGGAAGCGGTGAAGTCCGTGGCCCCCAAGGCGGATGCCTTGCTGGTTGTGGGGGCGCCGAATTCATCGAACTCGCGCCGCCTGGTCGAGGTCGCCTCGCGCGAGGGGTGTCAGTACGCGCAGCTTGTCCAGCGCGCCACCGAGATTGACTGGCGCGCGCTTGAGGGTATCTCGACCGTGGCTGTCACTGCAGGCGCGTCGGCCCCGGAGGTTCTGGTGAACGAGGTGATCGAAGCGTTCAGCGCGCATTATGATGTCACCGTCGAGCCGGTCGAGACCGCCATTGAAAACGTCGAGTTCAAAGTCCCCCGCGTGTTAAGGCAACCGGCGTGAACGGAGTGCCGAAAGCACCGCTCTATCTGGGACTGGCGGGACTTGTCCCGTTTGTCTGGGGCGCGCTGACCTATCTGAACGGCGACCTAAATGCCTGGGGCGCGCAAACCTTTGGCCCACGTTTCGTAGGGCCCTATGTGCAACTGTTCTATGGATCGGTCATCCTGAGCTTCATGTCCGGTGTTCTCTGGGGCTTTGCCACCAAGACGTCAGGCAGCAAGGCGGCACTGTGTTATCTGTTGTCGGTTCTGCCCGCGCTTTGGGCATTTGCTATGACAGGGGGCGGGCCGGTCAATGCGGGCACCAATCTGATATATGGGTTCGTTGGCTTGTTGTTGCTGGATGCCCTGTTTTCCTACTGGCGCCTTACACCGATCTGGTGGATGCAGTTGCGCATCCTGCTGACCGCAGTCGTATTGGCCAGCCTTGCAGTCGGAGTGTACCTGTGACCGATGAACGTACGATCAAAGCCTATACAAACAAGGTGGCCGAATATCTGAAGATCCCCCTGCCGCCCGAGCAGCTTGAGGCTCGTCAGGCTTTCGCCGATGCGGTCGGTGCAGGAGGCTATGTACTGGATCTGGGGTCCGGGCCGGGGTCGGACAGCAGTTTCCTTATGCGTCAGGGGCTGAAAGTTCGGGCACTGGATGCCACGCCAGCCTTTGTCGAACATGCACGCGTAAACGGTGTGGATGCACATCTGGGTACGTTCGATGACGTCACCGAGACAGCCGAATATGACGGGATTTACGCCAGCTTTTCCCTGCTGCACGCACCCCGCGCAGATTTCCCGCGCCATCTGCAATCGATCCACAGGGCTCTGAAACCGGGCGGCCAGTTGTTTCTGGGGATGAAACTGGGCACCGGTGAGCACCGCGATGATCTGGATCGCTATTACACCTATTACACAGAGTCCGAAATAGAGGACGCCTTGAAAGAGGCCGGGTTTACGATTGATCGCGCAGTCCACGGCATCGGAAAGGGTCTGGCCGGATCGTATGATGGATATGTTCTGGTGTTTGCCCATGCCTGAATTGTTTGCATATACAGACGGCGCCTGTTCGGGCAATCCTGGCCCCGGCGGCTGGGGCGTGCTGCTGCGCGCGATGGACGGGGACAGGGTTCTGAAAGAACGTGAGCTCAACGGAGGCGAGGCCGAGACCACCAACAACCGGATGGAGTTGCTGGCCGCCATCAGCGCGCTGGAAACGCTGGAGCGGCCGTCGAAGATCACCATCGTCACCGACAGCGCCTATGTGAAGAACGGTGTCACCGGCTGGATTTTCGGTTGGAAGCGCAACGGTTGGAAAACCTCGAACAAGAAGCCGGTTAAGAATGTCGATCTGTGGCAGCGTCTGGATGAGGCGCAGGAACGGCATGATGTGACCTGGGAATGGGTCAAGGGCCACGCGGGCCACCCCGAGAATGAAAAAGCCGATGAACTGGCTCGTGCCGGCATGGCGCCGTTCAAACCGAAAAAGGCACAGGCGTGACCGCACTGACGCTGCTGGACTATGCCTCAGTTCTGATCTTCGCGTTGACAGGGGCACTGGTGGCCAGCCGTGCCCAGCTGGATCTGGTGGGCTTTGCTTTCATGGCCTGCCTGACCGCCGTCGGTGGCGGCACTGTACGAGACCTTTTGCTGGATCGTCACCCGATCTTTTGGGTCGGGCAGCCGAATTACATCCTGATCGCAGTCGCGGCGTCGGTCTTGGTGTTCTTTACAGCACATCTGGTTGAAAGCCGTTATAACTGGCTGGTCTGGCTGGACAGTTTTGCGCTGTCGGTTGCCGTTGCGGCCGGAACCGGCGCGGCGCTGTCGCTGGATCAGTCCGGGGTCATTGTCGTTTTGATGGGTGTGACCACCGGATGCCTGGGCGGGCTGATGCGCGACGTGGTCTGCAACGAAGTGCCGCTGGTGCTGAAACAGGGCGAACTTTATGTGTCCTGTGCCTTTACAGGTGCCCTGACGGCAGTGCTGGCTGCCAGATTGGGGACAGAGCCTGCGTTTTCTCTGGCTCTCTGCGCGCTGGTGTGCTGGGCGTTGCGAGCCGGATCTTTGATGTTTGGCTGGCAGATGCCGGTCTACAAAAGCCGCCCGCCGCGCAACTGAGCCTATCTGTGGACGCCAAAGCGGCATGCTGATACCCCTGCTGAAAGCGCAGCCCGGAGGCCAATGTGTCCTTTAGACTTACATCCATCACATCTTGCCTGGCCCTGCTCGCCTCATGTGGCGCGTATTACACTCCTGTCAGTTTTGTTGCTCAGGGCGACCAGATCATCGCCTCGGGCACGATTGACGAGACAACCCTGTCTGCCTTTGAGGAAGTGATCGCCCAAAACCCCGAAGCCCGAACGCTGGTGCTGCAATACATTGAAGGATCGTTGGATGATGACGCCAACGTTATTTTCAGCCGCGAAGTGCACAGGGCCGGGTTCGATACCGTCGTGCCCTCGAACGGTCTGGTTGCCAGCGGGGGCACCGATCTGTTTCTGGCCGGAAACCGCCGCGTCCTGCAACCG contains:
- a CDS encoding trimeric intracellular cation channel family protein translates to MTALTLLDYASVLIFALTGALVASRAQLDLVGFAFMACLTAVGGGTVRDLLLDRHPIFWVGQPNYILIAVAASVLVFFTAHLVESRYNWLVWLDSFALSVAVAAGTGAALSLDQSGVIVVLMGVTTGCLGGLMRDVVCNEVPLVLKQGELYVSCAFTGALTAVLAARLGTEPAFSLALCALVCWALRAGSLMFGWQMPVYKSRPPRN
- a CDS encoding alpha/beta hydrolase, encoding MSFRLTSITSCLALLASCGAYYTPVSFVAQGDQIIASGTIDETTLSAFEEVIAQNPEARTLVLQYIEGSLDDDANVIFSREVHRAGFDTVVPSNGLVASGGTDLFLAGNRRVLQPGACVGVHSWAGSGLVATDLPEDDPEHDRYLDYFKDIGVDEAFYWYTLYAAPADSMHWMNTTEANRFGLTTRGAPALGSATECDER